From the Erythrolamprus reginae isolate rEryReg1 chromosome Z, rEryReg1.hap1, whole genome shotgun sequence genome, one window contains:
- the LOC139153954 gene encoding olfactory receptor 6F1-like, whose product MEKTNERGQNQTKVMEFILLGFPGSPYIEMFIFVMFLIMYILTVLGNIVIIILIISNQHLHTPMYFFLCNLSFLEMWYITASVPKALATILGWNKAISFTGCIMQMYFVFSLGCTEYFMLSIMAYDRYLAICYPLHYTTRMNYHFSGILAGGSWLCGFIIISVPTFLISRLIFCGPNVINHFYCNIDSWIVLACSSTYEVEMAAFVISVFVILGPCAVTLLSYIYIISTILHIPSAKGQKKAFSTCSSHLAVVIIWYASTIFLYVKPSKRTSLEMTKLVNILSTVVTPLLNPFIYTLRNKEVKKAFKHTLSCLGEIYKIAPPSPIRYTEKSHQSQNKNQVEKVWELLKWG is encoded by the exons ATGGAAAAGACCAATGAAAGAGGACAAAACCAAACAAAAGTGATGGAATTCATTCTTCTTGGCTTCCCTGGATCTCCTTACATAGAAATGTTTATCTTTGTTATGTTTCTTATCATGTATATTCTAACGGTTTTAGGAAATATTGTCATTATCATTCTCATAATCTCGAATCAGCATCTCCATACTCCCATGTACTTCTTCCTGTGCAATCTCTCTTTTCTGGAAATGTGGTATATAACTGCTTCTGTTCCAAAAGCCCTTGCTACCATTCTTGGATGGAATAAAGCCATTTCTTTTACAGGCTGCATTATGCAGAtgtactttgttttttctttgggaTGCACAGAATACTTTATGTTATCTATCATGGCTTATGACCGATATTTGGCCATATGTTATCCACTACATTATACCACCCGCATGAACTACCATTTCTCTGGCATATTAGCAGGTGGCTCTTGGCTTTGTGGATTCATTATTATTTCTGTACCAACTTTTCTGATCTCAAGGTTGATTTTCTGTGGACCCAACGTGATTAATCACTTCTATTGCAACATTGATTCTTGGATAGTTCTGGCTTGCAGTAGCACCTATGAGGTTGAAATGGCAGCTTTTGTTATATCCGTTTTTGTTATATTGGGACCCTGTGCTGTAACTCTACTTTCCTACATTTATATCATCTCTACCATCCTTCATATTCCTTCAGCGAAAGGTCAGAAAAAAGCATTTTCAACATGTTCCTCCCATCTTGCTGTTGTCATTATTTGGTATGCTTCCACTATTTTTCTCTATGTTAAACCTTCTAAAAGGACCTCTTTAGAAATGACAAAATTAGTGAACATTTTGAGCACAGTTGTAACTCCTTTGCTGAATCCATTTATTTacacactaaggaacaaagaagTAAAGAAGGCATTTAAGCATACGCTAT CTTGTCTAGGGGAAATCTACAAGATTGCTCCTCCAAGTCCAATTCGATAcacagaaaa GAGCCATCAGAGTCAAAATAAGAATCAAGTAGAAAAGGTCTGGGAATTGCTAAAATGGGGATGA
- the LOC139153955 gene encoding olfactory receptor 6F1-like, with protein sequence MEKLDHAQLNITKVTEFILLGFPGSLHFQLSIFVIFLIIYILIILGNISIIFLIITYQHLHTPMYIFLYNLALLEIWFATASISKILAILLGGSRSISFSCCILQLYFIFSFGCTEQLLLAVMAYDRYLAICHPLHYNIIMTINLSCKIALGCWLGSFLLICIPTYMVTTLSFCGPNVINNFYCNLDAWIILSCTDTRFIELTFFFMAIIVVIGSCMMTLLSYMYIVCTILRIPSTTGRQKAFSTCSSHLSVVIIWYGSTMFLFVKPSKEIYLEKNKLVSVFNVILVPLLNPFIYTLRNKDIRDILKNVFHK encoded by the coding sequence ATGGAAAAGCTTGACCATGCACAACTAAATATCACAAAGGTTACAGAATTTATTCTTCTTGGCTTCCCAGGCTCACTACATTTCCAGCTCTCcatctttgtaatttttttaatcatATATATTCTGATCATTTTAGGAAACATCTCCatcatttttctcataattacATATCAACATCTCCACACTcccatgtatatttttctttataatcTTGCTTTATTGGAGATATGGTTTGCAACTGCCTCTATTTCTAAGATCCTTGCCATTCTTCTGGGGGGAAGCAGAAGTATCTCTTTCTCTTGCTGCATTCTgcaattatatttcattttttcttttggaTGCACTGAACAGTTGCTGTTAGCTGTGATGGCTTATGACCGATATTTGGCCATATGTCATCCTTTGCATTACAACATTATCATGACTATCAACCTGTCTTGTAAGATAGCTCTTGGATGTTGGCTGGGGAGCTTCCTTCTTATTTGCATACCCACATACATGGTTACAACATTGTCTTTCTGTGGGCCCAATGTGATCAATAATTTCTATTGTAACCTTGATGCTTGGATCATACTGTCATGTACAGATACACGTTTCATAGaactaactttttttttcatggctattattgttgttataggCTCCTGCATGATGACTCTTCTTTCCTATATGTACATTGTCTGCACAATTCTGCGCATTCCTTCTACCACAGGTCGACAAAAAGCTTTTTCCACGTGTTCTTCCCATCTTTCTGTTGTGATCATTTGGTATGGTTCCACTATGTTCCTCTTTGTCAAGCCTTCTAAAgaaatttatttagaaaaaaacaaGTTAGTAAGTGTCTTCAATGTGATTTTGGTTCCACTTCTGAATCCTTTTATTTATACACTAAGAAACAAAGACATTAGGGATATTTTGAAGAATGTATTTCACAAGTGA